The Nitrospira sp. genome window below encodes:
- a CDS encoding GNAT family N-acetyltransferase: MVHIRAATEVDFPALLQVQQAAFGEYAGIYKVSGWTTETLESLKEDAREKHIFVAEEGGAIVGSLRFWTVAGVSVIRLLSVSPTHRRQGLGKALVREVERVTTDAHKFYACTMLRTARNIQFFMDLGYKAETILPNHYDHLDLICFAKYR, translated from the coding sequence GTGGTTCACATTCGAGCTGCGACCGAGGTTGATTTTCCGGCCCTCCTTCAGGTGCAACAGGCTGCCTTCGGTGAGTATGCCGGCATCTACAAAGTCAGTGGCTGGACGACCGAAACGCTTGAGAGTCTGAAAGAGGATGCGAGAGAGAAGCACATTTTCGTGGCGGAAGAAGGAGGAGCGATTGTCGGTTCCCTACGCTTCTGGACGGTAGCAGGTGTTAGTGTGATCCGATTGCTTTCCGTGAGCCCCACCCATCGACGTCAAGGCCTTGGGAAAGCCCTGGTCCGCGAAGTCGAGCGCGTGACGACCGATGCCCACAAATTTTATGCCTGCACCATGCTGCGCACGGCGAGAAACATTCAGTTCTTCATGGACCTCGGCTACAAGGCCGAAACGATTCTTCCCAATCATTACGACCATCTCGACCTGATCTGCTTCGCGAAATATCGATGA
- a CDS encoding efflux RND transporter permease subunit, producing MNATDVQEIIAILLGGKVATRVYEGERRFQLTVPFPEQPRNSVTTIGGIRVKSASSALIPMSGLTTIEMREGAAPISREHVKRPIYIGSGVMALHALYPFPVRSGTKLVHACW from the coding sequence ATCAACGCGACCGATGTGCAAGAGATCATCGCCATCCTCCTCGGAGGCAAGGTGGCGACCCGTGTCTATGAAGGCGAACGGCGGTTTCAGTTGACCGTTCCGTTTCCGGAACAACCACGCAACAGCGTCACGACCATCGGAGGAATTCGCGTGAAATCAGCTTCCAGTGCGCTGATCCCGATGAGCGGTCTTACCACGATCGAGATGCGCGAGGGCGCGGCTCCCATCAGCCGCGAGCATGTGAAGCGCCCCATCTATATCGGGTCAGGCGTAATGGCGTTGCACGCTCTATATCCGTTCCCGGTAAGGTCAGGCACTAAACTTGTACATGCTTGTTGGTAA
- a CDS encoding CBS domain-containing protein → MSEFGGGAVKDFMHRYLEVIPQETTTAGAAERMRVKGIGCLLVESDDPKRGPFGIMTETDLVRKVLARGLDPTVTMVDRVMASPILTIQGDRPMLDASHLMETNHVRHLCVVEAGEIVGIMSVRDLVRSFVDAESGPVCELDKVYRPLSVLMATTFVTIPSDASVLDAAQLMSEKRIGSLLTIEAGEIVGIVTERDVVRKGLAANRDAGSTHVSAVMSSPLLSIDVNRTVRDASKVMAEQGVRHLTVTEKGKIVGVLSIRDLVKMVSVRDRPRFLGRTS, encoded by the coding sequence ATGAGTGAGTTTGGGGGTGGGGCCGTTAAAGATTTTATGCATCGCTATCTAGAGGTGATTCCACAAGAGACGACGACAGCGGGTGCTGCTGAGCGCATGCGTGTCAAGGGGATCGGCTGCCTGTTAGTGGAATCGGATGATCCCAAACGAGGACCGTTCGGGATCATGACGGAAACGGATCTTGTGCGGAAAGTGCTTGCGAGGGGATTAGACCCCACAGTTACGATGGTGGATCGCGTGATGGCCAGCCCAATTTTGACGATCCAAGGAGATCGCCCTATGTTGGATGCCAGCCATTTGATGGAAACCAATCATGTACGTCACCTCTGTGTGGTGGAGGCTGGTGAGATCGTCGGGATCATGTCGGTGCGGGACCTGGTGCGATCGTTTGTGGATGCGGAGAGCGGTCCCGTCTGCGAACTCGACAAGGTGTACCGCCCGCTGAGCGTCTTGATGGCGACCACATTCGTGACGATCCCTAGTGACGCGTCTGTTCTCGATGCAGCTCAGCTGATGAGCGAGAAACGGATCGGGTCACTGCTGACGATCGAAGCGGGCGAAATCGTCGGGATAGTGACCGAGCGCGATGTGGTCCGGAAAGGACTTGCCGCCAATCGGGATGCAGGCAGCACTCACGTCAGCGCCGTGATGAGCTCCCCTCTACTGAGCATCGATGTCAATCGCACTGTACGCGATGCCAGTAAAGTCATGGCAGAACAGGGAGTGCGTCACCTGACTGTAACGGAGAAGGGAAAGATCGTCGGGGTGCTCTCCATACGAGACCTAGTGAAGATGGTCTCCGTCAGGGATCGGCCCAGGTTTCTCGGCAGGACATCGTAG
- a CDS encoding SUMF1/EgtB/PvdO family nonheme iron enzyme — protein sequence MRYVWVSITLLCLFLAPRGWVHAAGAGDHDISKGEDLLKGKQYMEARTSLEAGIQKDPTNVQAHLSLAEACRSLEAWACAEEHYETALQLDAKAGATGSTQPRLRKATVWRSLEEVTAWRLLNDAKELLSGGKVSPEKMRQAGEALDSANELGLNNDQLALYQQLQMKLPRQRTVAVSNKLPSGGLSVGGASAETQDMPMALVPAGEFTMGSNLGEDEKPVRRVYLNAFYMDRFEVTVGQYARYLEVTDMEEPPDWAMMNQPQRQRSPVVNVDWEDAVKYCKWAGKRLPTEAEWEKAARGTDGRIYPWGNEAPTRLHANYGRKELDNHQALTPVGSFEAGKSPYGIYDMAGNAWEWVFDWYDHDYYKKGPKKNPIGPAKGEGKVVRGGSWLYVPEFLRSAHRFDAQPTNRLFGYGFRCAKTP from the coding sequence ATGAGATATGTATGGGTGAGCATAACCTTGTTGTGCCTTTTCTTAGCTCCGAGGGGATGGGTGCATGCTGCCGGTGCCGGGGATCATGATATTTCCAAAGGGGAAGACCTATTGAAGGGCAAGCAGTATATGGAGGCGCGCACATCCCTGGAGGCCGGAATACAGAAGGATCCTACGAATGTTCAGGCTCATTTGAGCCTGGCTGAGGCCTGCCGAAGTTTAGAAGCCTGGGCCTGTGCAGAGGAACATTACGAGACGGCGTTGCAGTTGGACGCCAAGGCAGGTGCAACCGGATCGACGCAACCACGTTTGCGTAAAGCGACTGTGTGGCGGTCGCTCGAGGAAGTGACGGCGTGGAGGTTGCTCAACGATGCGAAGGAGCTGCTGAGCGGCGGGAAAGTTTCTCCTGAAAAGATGAGACAAGCCGGGGAGGCTTTGGACAGTGCCAATGAGTTGGGGCTCAACAATGACCAACTAGCCCTCTATCAACAACTGCAGATGAAACTTCCACGGCAGCGAACCGTTGCTGTATCGAACAAACTACCGTCAGGCGGGTTGTCCGTCGGAGGAGCCTCGGCCGAGACGCAGGATATGCCTATGGCGCTGGTGCCGGCGGGGGAATTTACGATGGGAAGCAATCTGGGAGAAGATGAAAAGCCCGTGCGGCGTGTTTACCTGAATGCCTTCTATATGGATAGATTTGAAGTCACGGTGGGGCAGTATGCCAGGTATCTGGAGGTGACAGACATGGAAGAGCCTCCTGACTGGGCCATGATGAATCAACCCCAGCGTCAGAGAAGCCCAGTCGTCAACGTGGATTGGGAGGATGCCGTGAAGTACTGCAAATGGGCCGGCAAGCGTCTGCCGACAGAAGCGGAGTGGGAAAAAGCGGCTCGGGGAACGGATGGGCGCATCTACCCCTGGGGCAATGAGGCCCCGACTCGCCTCCACGCGAATTACGGGAGAAAGGAATTGGACAACCATCAGGCCTTAACCCCCGTTGGGTCCTTCGAAGCGGGAAAGAGTCCCTATGGCATCTATGACATGGCCGGCAATGCTTGGGAATGGGTCTTCGATTGGTACGACCATGACTATTACAAGAAAGGCCCGAAAAAGAACCCCATCGGGCCGGCAAAGGGTGAAGGGAAAGTGGTACGGGGTGGGTCTTGGTTGTATGTTCCGGAGTTTCTGCGTTCCGCGCATCGGTTCGACGCGCAACCGACGAACCGACTCTTTGGGTATGGGTTTCGTTGCGCAAAGACGCCATAG
- a CDS encoding efflux RND transporter permease subunit produces the protein MRIGHTVRHGVLVINGEQEVVIGMVLTLRGGNAPQVVEVAKAEVQGLQQSTIIPAGTKLILFYDRIELMNPTIQTVRGTLIEGTVLVGFGFFNLLSPVRGAGIVTVTLIVTPLGNFIVIERFRRSAKLMTLAGLAIALLASVVMTLTLSPVLAALFLRGDHPQEMRLMFWMKQRYFRRLHWTLCTQSGLIDTIGKNPALSHHRHQPAKDHLLRYQRDRCARDHRHPPRRQGGDPCL, from the coding sequence GTGCGCATAGGTCACACTGTCCGCCATGGTGTCCTGGTCATCAATGGGGAGCAAGAGGTCGTGATTGGGATGGTGTTAACCCTCCGCGGAGGCAATGCCCCTCAAGTCGTCGAGGTGGCTAAGGCCGAGGTGCAAGGCCTGCAACAGAGTACGATCATCCCTGCAGGCACAAAGCTGATCCTCTTCTATGATCGCATCGAACTCATGAATCCCACCATTCAGACGGTACGCGGCACGTTGATCGAAGGAACTGTGTTGGTGGGCTTCGGCTTCTTTAACCTCCTGAGCCCTGTTCGCGGCGCCGGCATCGTGACGGTTACGTTGATCGTCACGCCACTTGGGAACTTTATCGTGATAGAGCGGTTCCGGCGCTCGGCCAAGCTGATGACGCTCGCCGGGTTGGCGATTGCGCTCTTGGCCTCGGTCGTGATGACGCTAACTCTGTCGCCGGTGCTCGCGGCGCTGTTCCTGCGGGGAGACCATCCACAGGAGATGCGCCTGATGTTTTGGATGAAACAGCGTTATTTCCGGAGATTGCACTGGACGCTCTGCACCCAGTCGGGGTTGATCGATACCATCGGCAAGAACCCAGCCCTATCTCATCATCGACATCAACCGGCAAAAGATCACTTGCTTCGGTATCAACGCGACCGATGTGCAAGAGATCATCGCCATCCTCCTCGGAGGCAAGGTGGCGACCCGTGTCTATGA